A window of Nocardia arthritidis genomic DNA:
GCCGACCGCTTCGACGAAATGCTCGCGCCCACAACGTATGTCCCGCGCGATCGTAAGCTCGCCGCCGTCGCCGAGCGGTTCGCCCGCGAACTGTCACCGGCGCAAGCCGTTGTGGCGGCGGCGCAATGGGTGCACGACACGATGGACTACATCCCGGGCACCACCTCCGTGCACACCTCGGCGGTGCAGGCGTACGCGGAACGTGAAGGGGTGTGCCAGGATTACGCGCATCTGACCCTGGTCCTGTTGCGCGGCATGGGGATTCCCAGCCGCTACGTCTCCGGATATCTGCACCCGAATCCGGTGGCCGAGATCGGCGCGCCGGTGGCGGGCCAGTCGCATGCCTGGATCGAGGCATGGACCGGACTCTGGTGGGGCTACGACCCGACCAACAATATCGCCGTCAACGAACAGCACGTCTCGGTCGGCGTCGGACGGGATTACGCCGATGTGCCGCCGCTGAAGGGCATTTTCTCGGGCGGCGGCTCGACAGACCTCGAGGTCGTTGTGGAGATCACCCGCCTCGCGTAGCGTCCGGACTGCGATACCCCATCTCGTCAGGCAGTTCTGCGTTCAGCAACCGCGTCGGAAGGTGGATCGATGTCTCCAACGGCTCAGGAAGTGGTCGAGGAAGTAACCGAGAACGCGCCGACTTCGGAGTCCAAGAAGTGGGCGGCCGAGGCGTTGGGCACCTTCGTACTGGTCATCGGCGGCGTCGGCACTGCGGTGCTGGCCGGCCAGCGGGTCGGCGCGCTCGGTACCGCGCTGGCCTTCGGGCTGACACTGATGTTCCTCGTCTACGCGATCGGGCCGATCTCGGGCTGTCACGTGAATCCGGCTGTCACCGTGGGTCAGTTGCTGCTCGGCCGGATTTCCGGGCTCACCGCGGCCGGCTATGTGATCGCGCAGCTGATCGGCGCGTTCCTGGCCGGCATCGTGCTGTTCGCGCTGGCGAAGAACCTGCCGTCCTACGATCGCGCGGTGAACGGTCTCGGCGCGAACGGCTGGGGCAGGCACAGCCCGTCGGCGGAGACCGGTCCACTGGGCCAGGTGGTGGTCGCGGACGGTTACGGGATGGCGGCGATGATCATCGTCGAGGTGATGCTCACCGCGCTGCTGGTGTTCGTGGTGCTGGCCTCGACCGATCAGCTGTCGGACGTGCCGCTGGCCGGGTTGTCGATCGGCGTCACCCTGGCCGTGATCCACCTGGTCTCCATTCCGGTCGACAACACCTCGGTGAATCCGGCCCGCAGTCTCGGCGTCGCGCCCTATCAGGACGGAGCTATGGGGCAGGTGTGGGCGTTCGTGGTGTTCCCGGTGATCGGCGGGGCGCTCGGCGCGCTCCTCTATGGGATGCTGTTCGGCCGATCGCGGCCGCTGGTGTCCTGAACGGTGTTGTGCGCGGGGCGATTTCAGTCGGCGGTGCGGCCCGGTGGCGTTGCCGTGCAGGTCAACGTCACCAGGGCGGGCAGCGGGAACAGCAGCAGGAAGAGGTTGGGCACCCACCACAGCACGCTGAAATCGCCGCGCAGCGCCCAGAACGCGATCGCCTGCAGTCCTGCGGTGCTCGTCAGCGTCAGCGACACCGTCATCAGCGTCCGTGATCCGGACACCCGGCACAGGCTCGCCAAACCCGTTGCGCTGGCGGCCAGATCGAGTGCGACGAACGAGAAATTCCAGTCGCTGAGAATCGGGTTGGTGTAATCCTTGTAGGCCAGATCCGGTGGGATCAGCCGGGCGAAGGCGGCGGCCCAGTACAGCAGGAAGCCGATATCGGTGATCAGCATGGCCACCTTGGTCGGCCCGAGCACCCGATTCATGAAATCTCCGATTGTCTTCAGTGCCAGGCGTATTCGGCGCAGAGCCGGTGGGCCACCAGGTCGAATGTCTTGCGCGCCAGGATGGCGCCCTCCCGGCGGATGCCCGCCTCCGGCACGTCGAGCACCCGGTCCAACCGGACCCAGCTCGGCCTGCCGTCGGGATCCCAACTGCCCCTGCCGATTCCGATCCAGTTGCGATCGTATGCGCGTTCCGGATTCGACGACAGCATGAGCCCGAGCAGCGTGCGGCGCTCGCGCCCCACCACCAGCACCGGGCGGTCCTTGCCGTTGTGCGGATCCTCCTCGAACGGCACCCAGGTCCAGACGATCTCGCCCGGATCGGCCCGCCCGTCCAGGTGCGGCGCGTACACGATCTGGCGGGCCCGCTCCCCGGTCGGCACCGGCGTCGAGGCCGCCGGACGCACCGCCACCCCCGAAGGGCGGCGCTGGGCCAGCGTCCCGACCAGCTTGTCGACCAGTCGCGGTCCCTGCTGGCGAACGAGTCTGGGCCCCTGCTCCTTCGCAAGGAGACCTAGCTGTTTGCCGAGTGAGTTCCAACTTCGGGCCATCTTCGGAGAATAACCGCGCGCCGAGAAACCTTCACCCGAGCCGGATTTCGGATCCGACCGCTGCGAATTTGCTGAACTCCCCGGTCAATCGGTGATTCGTGGGCCGTGATTTCGGCGGTCGGTTCGCGATATGGCTTGTCTCGAGGGTCCTTCGGGCCGAACCGCGATGCGCGGTTCTCCAGCCAGCCGTACCAGTGCTGGCCGGGGCATCATGGTCGCTCGGCGAAGCAGGTGTAACCGACGTCACGGTGACGCTCAGAACGCCAATTCCGCCCCAATCGATCCGGATAGGAAAGGGGAAGTCGATCGTCGGGCCACCCTCGGCCGTCGGCTCCCACTCTCCGACTTGGCGGTATATCACCGGCCGCAGCGGTGTGACTCCGTCGGCCAGACTTCCGTGACCGACCTCGAGGGCCTATCCCAGGTCATGAACTCGGGAAGTTCGAGCTGTTCGATACCCGCCACAGGCATGAGGCAATGCTATGGCCCGGTGTGATCGGTGGCCGGCTGCCGAGCCTGGCCGGGGTGCGAATCCGCTTGTCGGCGGGCGTGGCGCAATACCTGGGGCCGGGCGGGGTCGCGGGCCATGGGACGATATGGTGCGCAGTTTCCGACATCAACCAGGAGTCCCGTGGCCCCCAGCTTCGCCGACACGACGTTCACCGATCCGTCCCGGATCCGGAACTTTTGCATCATCGCACATATCGACCACGGCAAATCGACGCTGGCCGATCGGATGTTGCAGCTCACCGGTGTGGTCGAGGAGCGGGCTATGCGCGCCCAGTACCTGGACCGGATGGATATCGAACGCGAACGCGGCATCACCATCAAGGCGCAGAATGTGCGGCTGCCGTGGCAGGTCGACGGCACCGACTACGTCATGCACCTCATCGACACGCCCGGCCACGTCGACTTCACCTATGAGGTGTCGCGTGCGCTGGAGGCCTGCGAGGGCGCGGTCCTGCTGGTCGACGCGGCGCAGGGGATCGAGGCGCAGACGCTGGCCAACCTGTACCTGGCGCTGGACAAGGATCTGACGATCATCCCGGTGCTGAACAAGATCGACCTGCCCGCCGCCGACCCGGACCGCTACGCCGCCGAGCTCGCGCACATCGTCGGCTGCGATCCGTCGGAGGTGCTGCGCGTCTCCGGTAAGACCGGCGTCGGCGTCCCGGAACTGCTGAACGAGGTGATCCGGCAGGTGCCGCCGCCCGTCGGCGATGCCGACGCGCCCGCGCGCGCAATGATTTTCGACTCGGTGTACGACACCTACCGCGGTGTCGTCACCTATGTCCGCGTGGTGGACGGCAAGCTCACCCCGCGCGAGAAGATCAAGATGATGTCCACCGGCGCCACCCACGAACTGCTGGAAATCGGCATCGTCTCACCGGAACCCAAGCCGACGAGCGGTCTCGGCGTCGGCGAGGTGGGCTATCTGATCACCGGCGTGAAGGATGTGCGCCAGTCGAAGGTCGGCGACACCGTGACGCACGCGCGCGGCGGCGCCACCGAACCGCTCACCGGCTACCGGGAACCGCGGCCCATGGTCTACTCGGGCCTGTACCCGGTGGACGGCTCCGACTACCCGGACCTGCGCGACGCGCTGGAAAAGTTGCAGCTCAACGACGCCGCCCTCAGCTACACCCCGGAAACGTCGGTGGCGCTCGGCTTCGGCTTCCGCTGCGGCTTCCTCGGACTGCTACATATGGAGATCACCCGCGAGCGGCTGCAGCGCGAATTCGATCTCGACCTCATCTCCACCGCGCCCAACGTGGTGTACCGGGTGGAGATGGAGGACGGCACCGAACATATCGTCACGAACCCGTCGTACTGGCCGGAAGGCAAGACGCGCAGCGTATTCGAGCCGATCGTCAAGTGCACCGTCATCTCGCCGAGCGAATTCATCGGCTCGATCATGGAGCTGTGTCAGTCGCGCCGCGGTGAACTCGGCGGCATGGACTACCTGTCCGACACCCGGGTGGAGCTGCGCTACACCATGCCGATGGCCGAGATCATCTTCGACTTCTTCGACTCGCTGAAATCGCGCACCCGCGGCTACGCCTCGCTCGACTACGAGGAGGCGGGCGAGCAGGAATCGCAGCTGGTGAAGGTGGACATCCTGTTGCAGGGTGAGGCGGTGGACGCGTTCAGCGCGATCGTGCACAAGGACGCCGCCCAGGCCTACGGCCACAAGATGACCACCAAACTGCGCGAGCTCATCCCGCGCCAGCAGTTCGAGGTGCCCATCCAGGCCGCCATCGGCTCGAAAATCATTGCCCGCGAAAACATTCGGGCCATCCGCAAGGATGTGCTCGCCAAGTGCTACGGCGGTGACATCAGCCGCAAACGCAAACTGCTGGAAAAGCAGAAGGAGGGCAAGAAGCGGATGAAGACCATCGGCCGGGTCGATGTCCCGCAGGAGGCCTTCGTCGCCGCGCTGTCCTCCGACGCGCAGTCGGATAAGCCGAAGGACAAGAAGTGAAGTTCTTCGGTCCGGCATCCCTCGGCGAATCGCGCGATAATGCGTTATAGGCGCGACGCATAAGGCAGGATTCCGTTGGCTGGTGACGAGCAACCAAGGAGACGGGCGATGACTGCGGTAGAAGAGGGGCGGATCCTCACCACCGAGTTCGAGTCGATCGCTCGTGCAGTCGAACGAGAGACCGAGGGTGTGCTCGTCGAGTTCATCGACGGAAAATTGGGGGTCAAGGGAGTGCCGGACGGTGATCACAATCGGATCCTCAACTGGCTGTTGATGACGCTGATGCCGTTGCATCCGGCCTTGTTCCTGCATATCGCCGGGCAAGGCCTCGCTGTGGGGGCATACCGCAGGGGTCGGGCGCGACCGGATGGCGTACTTGCCCCACCGGATGCTTTTGTCGGCGCTGGCGAATGGGCGTCTGCGGATCAGGCCGTGATGGTTGTGGAAGTCACCTCACCTGACTCCGACAGCAATCGACGGGATCGATGCGAGAAGCCGATCGCTTACGCGGACGCGAGCATTCCGATCTACCTACTGATCGATCGCGATTCAGCCGAGGTTGTCGTACACAGCCAGCCGAGCGCCGGACGGTATCAGGATGTGCACCGCTATGCCTTCGGACTGGAAGTGGCATTGCCCGAGCCTGTGGGTGTCACACTCGACACCGAGCCGCTCAAGAACTGGATCGACTGAGTCGAACTCCGGTGTCGAGACGCACCCGCAGGCGGGTGCCGCCTGATGGACTTTCGTTGAGTTCGGCTGTGCCCGAGTGGAGTTCGGCTTGTTGGCGGATGAGGGCGAGGCCGAGGCCGGAACCGGGGGAGCCGGGGCTTTTGACGAAACGGTCGAAGGCTTTGCGGCGCAAGGGTTCCGGGATGCCGGTGCCGTCGTCGTCGATCAGCAGCTCGACCGTGTCGCCGGTGGAATCGGCTGTGACGCTGATATTTCGGGCCTTACCGTGTTGAACGGCGTTGGCGACGGCGTTGGTGACGATGAGCATGATTCCGCCGGGCAGCCCGGTGACGGTTACCGGGGTGCAGCTGGTGAGTTCGATATGCGTATCCGGATGCCGACGCTGGGCGTCCTGCACCGCGCGGTCCAGGGTTTCGCAGAGTTCGAAGGTTTCGAAGGCGTCGGATTCGGTGAGTTCGCCGACGGCCAGGCGCTCCAGATCGGTTAGTGTGGTCTCGATCTGCTGTTCGGCAAGTAGGACGTCCGACATGATGGCGTGGCGCTGTTCGGTGGGAATGTCCTTGGTGGCCAACACTTGTAGATCGGTGCGCAGGGCCGTGAGCGGGGTGCGCAGCTCATGTGCGCAGACCGCGGCGAAATCCCGGGCGCCGGCCAGTGCGCGAGTTGTCGCGGTGTGCGCGGACTCCAGGCGGGCCAGCATCCTGGTGATGGCGTCGGAGAGTTCCTCCGCCTCGCGGGCGCCGCGGCCGGACAGCGGCGGCAGCTCATCGAGGGTGTCGATGCCATGGGTGGCGGTGGCGAGCCTGCGCAGCGGTTGGGCCGCGTAGCCCGCGAGCAGCCAGCCGAGCAGCGCCGCCAGCGCGACGCCCGCGACTCCTATTGCGACACCGATCAATTGGCTGTTCCGCACCGCTGCGTCGACCCGGTCGCGGTCGGGGTTGAGCGCGACCGTGACGCCGGGCAGCCCGTCCACTTTGGCCAGCGTCTCGTCCCGGGGAACGGTGACCTGCCGCTCGTCTCGCGGCTCAGGCGCCTGATTCACTTGCGGTGCGGCGGGTTTCGTCTGCGATGGTGCGTGATCCGATGGAGGCGGCGGGCTACCTTCGTTCGGCGATCCAGGATTCGGCTGCGGCGTCGCGGGATTCGGTGGCGCCGGTGCGTTACCGGGCTGCGACGGCGCCTGGTCCGGTTGCGTCGGCGCGTTACCCACATGCGGCGAACCCGGATTCGGTTGCGCGGTGGCGAACGGCGTCCCGGTCTTGGCCAGCGATCCGGCGACATCCGGCGAAAGAGGTTGCGCCGGAACACCTTGCCGAGGCCCCGCGATGGTGACCCCGAGCGAGGAAAGGGTGTCGTCGAGCTGACGCGACCCGGCCGCACCGAGCAGCGCGGTATAGGTGATGCCCAATGTCAGCGCCACCAGCGCGGCAACGGCTCCGGACACCAGCGCGACCCGGGTCCGCAGCGATGGCGAGCGACGTTCCCGCCGGTGCGGCGGCCGGGCCGTCTTTCGAAGGTGCCGCCGATCCGAACTCGACGGACGTTCGGCCAGTATTCCGGTCATGGCTGCTCCCGCAGGACGAATCCGACGCCGCGCACCGTGTGCACCACCCGGCCCGCGCCCGGCGCCT
This region includes:
- a CDS encoding Uma2 family endonuclease, with protein sequence MTAVEEGRILTTEFESIARAVERETEGVLVEFIDGKLGVKGVPDGDHNRILNWLLMTLMPLHPALFLHIAGQGLAVGAYRRGRARPDGVLAPPDAFVGAGEWASADQAVMVVEVTSPDSDSNRRDRCEKPIAYADASIPIYLLIDRDSAEVVVHSQPSAGRYQDVHRYAFGLEVALPEPVGVTLDTEPLKNWID
- a CDS encoding aquaporin, whose amino-acid sequence is MSPTAQEVVEEVTENAPTSESKKWAAEALGTFVLVIGGVGTAVLAGQRVGALGTALAFGLTLMFLVYAIGPISGCHVNPAVTVGQLLLGRISGLTAAGYVIAQLIGAFLAGIVLFALAKNLPSYDRAVNGLGANGWGRHSPSAETGPLGQVVVADGYGMAAMIIVEVMLTALLVFVVLASTDQLSDVPLAGLSIGVTLAVIHLVSIPVDNTSVNPARSLGVAPYQDGAMGQVWAFVVFPVIGGALGALLYGMLFGRSRPLVS
- a CDS encoding DUF5360 family protein; this encodes MNRVLGPTKVAMLITDIGFLLYWAAAFARLIPPDLAYKDYTNPILSDWNFSFVALDLAASATGLASLCRVSGSRTLMTVSLTLTSTAGLQAIAFWALRGDFSVLWWVPNLFLLLFPLPALVTLTCTATPPGRTAD
- a CDS encoding transglutaminase family protein, whose protein sequence is MSWRIRVVHTTGYVYDAPVTRSFNEARLTPRADSRQNVILNRVETVPSTRSYRYTDYWGTAVTAFDLHAPHTELEVTGSSVVETEPFGDPGEELDWAALRSSQIADRFDEMLAPTTYVPRDRKLAAVAERFARELSPAQAVVAAAQWVHDTMDYIPGTTSVHTSAVQAYAEREGVCQDYAHLTLVLLRGMGIPSRYVSGYLHPNPVAEIGAPVAGQSHAWIEAWTGLWWGYDPTNNIAVNEQHVSVGVGRDYADVPPLKGIFSGGGSTDLEVVVEITRLA
- the lepA gene encoding translation elongation factor 4 produces the protein MGRYGAQFPTSTRSPVAPSFADTTFTDPSRIRNFCIIAHIDHGKSTLADRMLQLTGVVEERAMRAQYLDRMDIERERGITIKAQNVRLPWQVDGTDYVMHLIDTPGHVDFTYEVSRALEACEGAVLLVDAAQGIEAQTLANLYLALDKDLTIIPVLNKIDLPAADPDRYAAELAHIVGCDPSEVLRVSGKTGVGVPELLNEVIRQVPPPVGDADAPARAMIFDSVYDTYRGVVTYVRVVDGKLTPREKIKMMSTGATHELLEIGIVSPEPKPTSGLGVGEVGYLITGVKDVRQSKVGDTVTHARGGATEPLTGYREPRPMVYSGLYPVDGSDYPDLRDALEKLQLNDAALSYTPETSVALGFGFRCGFLGLLHMEITRERLQREFDLDLISTAPNVVYRVEMEDGTEHIVTNPSYWPEGKTRSVFEPIVKCTVISPSEFIGSIMELCQSRRGELGGMDYLSDTRVELRYTMPMAEIIFDFFDSLKSRTRGYASLDYEEAGEQESQLVKVDILLQGEAVDAFSAIVHKDAAQAYGHKMTTKLRELIPRQQFEVPIQAAIGSKIIARENIRAIRKDVLAKCYGGDISRKRKLLEKQKEGKKRMKTIGRVDVPQEAFVAALSSDAQSDKPKDKK
- a CDS encoding type II toxin-antitoxin system PemK/MazF family toxin; this encodes MARSWNSLGKQLGLLAKEQGPRLVRQQGPRLVDKLVGTLAQRRPSGVAVRPAASTPVPTGERARQIVYAPHLDGRADPGEIVWTWVPFEEDPHNGKDRPVLVVGRERRTLLGLMLSSNPERAYDRNWIGIGRGSWDPDGRPSWVRLDRVLDVPEAGIRREGAILARKTFDLVAHRLCAEYAWH
- a CDS encoding sensor histidine kinase — translated: MTGILAERPSSSDRRHLRKTARPPHRRERRSPSLRTRVALVSGAVAALVALTLGITYTALLGAAGSRQLDDTLSSLGVTIAGPRQGVPAQPLSPDVAGSLAKTGTPFATAQPNPGSPHVGNAPTQPDQAPSQPGNAPAPPNPATPQPNPGSPNEGSPPPPSDHAPSQTKPAAPQVNQAPEPRDERQVTVPRDETLAKVDGLPGVTVALNPDRDRVDAAVRNSQLIGVAIGVAGVALAALLGWLLAGYAAQPLRRLATATHGIDTLDELPPLSGRGAREAEELSDAITRMLARLESAHTATTRALAGARDFAAVCAHELRTPLTALRTDLQVLATKDIPTEQRHAIMSDVLLAEQQIETTLTDLERLAVGELTESDAFETFELCETLDRAVQDAQRRHPDTHIELTSCTPVTVTGLPGGIMLIVTNAVANAVQHGKARNISVTADSTGDTVELLIDDDGTGIPEPLRRKAFDRFVKSPGSPGSGLGLALIRQQAELHSGTAELNESPSGGTRLRVRLDTGVRLSRSSS